The following coding sequences lie in one Lentilactobacillus sp. SPB1-3 genomic window:
- the secA gene encoding preprotein translocase subunit SecA, whose translation MRNVLKKWVESDKHELRRLSKLADQVGSYSKEYRELSDADLQAKTPELKQRYADGETLDDLLPEAFAVAREGAKRVLGLYPFHVQIMGGIVLHEGNIAEMKTGEGKTLTATMPVYLNALAGKGVHVVTVNEYLSQRDATEMGELYNWLGLTVGVNLAEKNSDEKREAYAADITYSTNSEIGFDYLRDNMVAYKEEMVQRPLSFAIVDEVDSILIDEARTPLIISGQATGTSQLYQTTDQFAKTLHEGEDFKVDLETKTVSLTDKGIEKGEKYFNLTNLYDTDNTALTHHLDQALRANFIMLRDKDYVVQEDEVLIVDSFTGRIMDGRRFSDGLHQAIEAKEGVTIQEESKTMANITYQNMFRMYKKLAGMTGTAKTEAEEFREIYNMEVISVPTNKPVVRIDEPDVLYPNLQTKFDAVVNKIKELHEKGQPMLIGTVAVETSEYLSQRLDQENIPHVVLNAKNHAREAEIVTNAGQKGAVTIATNMAGRGTDIKLGPGVVELGGLAVIGTERHESRRIDNQLRGRAGRQGDPGLSQFYLSLEDDLMLRFGSERIKNFLERMNVEGDDAVIRSRMITRQVESAQKRVEGNNYDSRKNVLQYDDVMRQQREVIYGERQEVIEQDKSLKWVIMPMIERTVGRIVDLHTQGDTEDWDLQTILDFAISAMVNPDQVSLDDFKNKSADEIKSFLMGLANKVYDEKKEALYDESQMLEFEKVVILRVVDSHWTDHIDMMDQLRQSIGLRGYGQQNPLVEYQREGFKMFEEMIADIDYDATRLFMKAEIKQNMQR comes from the coding sequence ATGCGAAATGTCTTAAAGAAATGGGTCGAAAGTGATAAACATGAACTTAGACGACTCAGTAAATTGGCCGATCAAGTTGGGTCATACTCTAAAGAATATCGTGAGTTAAGTGATGCTGATCTTCAAGCAAAAACTCCCGAATTAAAACAACGTTATGCCGATGGTGAAACGTTGGATGATTTATTACCCGAAGCCTTTGCTGTTGCTCGGGAAGGTGCTAAGCGTGTCTTAGGCCTTTATCCATTCCACGTTCAAATCATGGGAGGAATCGTTCTTCATGAAGGTAACATTGCTGAAATGAAGACTGGTGAAGGAAAGACGCTTACTGCTACTATGCCCGTTTATTTGAACGCTTTAGCTGGTAAGGGTGTCCACGTTGTTACTGTTAACGAATATTTGTCTCAACGTGATGCTACTGAAATGGGTGAACTTTACAACTGGTTAGGATTAACCGTTGGAGTTAACCTTGCTGAAAAGAACTCAGATGAAAAACGTGAAGCATATGCTGCTGATATCACTTATTCAACTAACAGTGAAATCGGTTTTGATTATCTTCGTGATAACATGGTGGCTTACAAGGAAGAAATGGTTCAACGTCCATTAAGCTTTGCTATTGTGGATGAAGTGGATTCAATCTTAATTGATGAAGCTAGAACTCCATTGATCATTTCAGGTCAAGCTACTGGAACTTCACAGTTATACCAAACCACTGATCAATTCGCCAAGACTCTTCATGAAGGCGAAGACTTCAAAGTTGATTTAGAGACTAAGACAGTTTCATTAACTGATAAGGGAATTGAAAAGGGTGAGAAGTACTTCAACCTTACTAACTTGTATGATACCGATAATACAGCTTTGACCCACCATTTGGATCAAGCATTGCGAGCTAACTTCATCATGCTTCGTGATAAAGATTACGTGGTTCAAGAAGATGAAGTTTTGATCGTTGATTCATTTACTGGACGTATTATGGATGGTCGTCGTTTCTCAGACGGTCTTCACCAAGCAATCGAAGCCAAGGAAGGCGTTACTATCCAAGAGGAAAGTAAGACCATGGCTAACATTACTTACCAAAACATGTTCAGAATGTACAAAAAGCTTGCTGGTATGACTGGTACTGCCAAGACTGAAGCAGAAGAATTCCGTGAAATTTACAATATGGAAGTTATTTCTGTACCTACCAACAAGCCAGTCGTTCGGATTGACGAACCTGATGTTCTATATCCAAACCTTCAAACTAAATTTGATGCGGTAGTTAACAAAATTAAAGAATTGCATGAGAAGGGTCAACCAATGTTGATTGGTACTGTTGCGGTTGAAACTTCTGAATATCTTTCTCAACGATTAGATCAAGAAAATATTCCTCATGTGGTCTTGAACGCTAAGAACCATGCTCGAGAAGCCGAAATTGTTACTAATGCCGGTCAAAAGGGCGCTGTTACTATTGCTACCAACATGGCTGGTCGTGGTACTGATATTAAATTAGGACCTGGCGTAGTTGAACTTGGTGGTTTAGCTGTTATTGGTACTGAAAGACATGAGTCTCGAAGAATTGATAACCAACTTCGTGGACGTGCCGGTCGTCAAGGTGATCCAGGATTGTCACAATTCTACCTATCACTTGAAGATGACTTGATGCTTCGTTTTGGTTCTGAAAGAATTAAGAACTTCTTGGAACGTATGAATGTTGAGGGCGATGATGCAGTTATTCGTTCACGAATGATTACTAGACAAGTTGAATCAGCTCAAAAACGAGTTGAAGGTAATAACTACGATTCACGTAAAAACGTGCTTCAATACGATGATGTTATGAGACAACAACGTGAAGTTATTTACGGTGAACGACAAGAAGTTATCGAACAAGATAAGTCTCTTAAATGGGTAATTATGCCAATGATCGAAAGAACTGTCGGCAGAATTGTTGATCTTCATACTCAAGGAGATACTGAGGATTGGGATCTACAAACCATCCTTGATTTTGCAATTTCTGCAATGGTTAATCCAGATCAAGTTTCTTTGGATGACTTTAAGAACAAGTCAGCTGATGAAATTAAGAGCTTCTTAATGGGATTAGCTAACAAAGTATACGACGAGAAGAAAGAAGCATTATACGATGAATCACAAATGCTTGAATTCGAAAAAGTTGTTATCCTTCGAGTAGTTGATTCCCATTGGACTGATCATATTGATATGATGGATCAATTGAGACAATCAATTGGACTTCGTGGTTATGGTCAACAAAACCCATTGGTTGAATACCAACGTGAAGGTTTCAAGATGTTTGAAGAAATGATTGCTGATATTGATTATGATGCAACCAGATTATTCATGAAGGCTGAAATCAAACAAAATATGCAACGTTAA
- the prfB gene encoding peptide chain release factor 2 (programmed frameshift) — MVFEINDAKKQLADMQQAIAGFRRSLDFDALSESIEINESKMAEPGFWDNQQTAQGLIDETNQMKTKVDSYTQLKNESDELAVMLELLAEDDDPDMVSEYEAAQSKLASELDKYQLQLLLNEQYDHNNAILEIHPGAGGTESQDWGSMLLRMYNRWAEAHDFKVEILDYQAGDVAGISSVSLLVSGADAYGYLRSEKGVHRLVRISPFDSAARRHTSFASVDVMPELNDDVEIEINPDDLRVDVYRSSGAGGQHINKTSSAVRITHLPTGIVVASQAQRSQLQNRETAMNMLKSKLYELEEQKKAEEKAKIEGEQLEIGWGSQIRSYVFHPYSMVKDHRTNYETSNTSAVMDGDLDPFINAYLQWKLAQQNPD, encoded by the exons ATGGTTTTCGAAATAAATGATGCCAAAAAACAATTAGCTGATATGCAACAAGCCATCGCCGGCTTTAGGAGGTCACTT GACTTTGATGCTTTAAGTGAAAGCATTGAAATTAATGAGTCAAAGATGGCAGAACCTGGTTTTTGGGATAACCAACAGACTGCTCAAGGATTGATTGATGAAACCAACCAGATGAAAACTAAGGTTGATAGTTACACTCAATTAAAGAACGAGAGTGATGAGTTAGCTGTCATGCTCGAATTACTTGCCGAAGATGACGATCCGGACATGGTCAGCGAGTATGAAGCGGCTCAATCTAAATTAGCGAGTGAACTTGATAAATATCAATTACAATTGCTATTGAATGAACAATACGATCACAATAATGCCATTCTTGAAATTCATCCTGGAGCAGGTGGTACTGAATCACAAGATTGGGGTTCCATGCTGTTAAGAATGTACAATCGTTGGGCAGAAGCTCACGATTTTAAAGTTGAAATTTTGGATTATCAAGCCGGTGATGTTGCTGGAATCAGCAGTGTTTCATTGTTGGTTTCTGGAGCGGATGCCTATGGTTATCTTAGATCAGAGAAGGGTGTTCACCGACTAGTTAGAATTTCGCCATTTGATTCAGCAGCTCGGCGTCATACTTCATTTGCTTCAGTTGATGTGATGCCAGAGTTAAACGATGATGTAGAAATTGAAATCAATCCTGATGATCTAAGGGTTGACGTTTATCGTTCAAGTGGAGCCGGTGGACAGCATATTAATAAGACTTCTTCAGCTGTGCGAATTACTCATTTGCCAACAGGAATCGTGGTTGCGAGTCAGGCTCAAAGATCTCAATTACAAAACCGGGAAACGGCAATGAACATGTTGAAGTCAAAGTTGTATGAACTAGAAGAACAGAAAAAGGCTGAAGAGAAGGCCAAAATTGAGGGTGAACAGCTAGAAATCGGCTGGGGTTCTCAAATTAGGTCGTATGTATTTCATCCTTATTCAATGGTCAAAGACCATCGAACAAATTATGAAACATCTAATACCAGTGCAGTCATGGATGGAGATTTAGATCCATTCATCAATGCTTATCTGCAATGGAAACTTGCCCAACAAAATCCAGATTAA
- a CDS encoding PDZ domain-containing protein, with product MRIVFLFLFFLLQPALWLTVIRSGILFLSRVRRERKLFRSAIFEDFFEGRHLLRSTLICGVIASLLGLLLVNISAKWVMVYIVIELISVVILSFTSLPITLITVTGLLVTFLAIPNNFFGLHLLSSGLSTSLQSVPVANLVAILGITLLLNGIFVTVNGGKYPSPIIDRNKRNTRIAKFRFNESAVVPMLLLVPGNWFESHLAFWPVFNYAGHSYTLLILPLLLGLRFTVRRGVFSTMLTKVAHATMIVGVIGLIGAVVSQFIPAAGVYILAAVWVIYVISLITIKMQDRRIEFEYSEVMDGVRVLGIKPVTPASKMNLEIGDIILEVNGEPVTNESDLYRAISKNSTYSKLKVKDRNDQLKITETAIFKNSPHEIGIKTYSDYE from the coding sequence ATGAGAATTGTATTTTTGTTCCTCTTCTTCTTACTACAACCAGCTCTTTGGTTGACGGTAATTAGAAGCGGTATTTTATTTCTTTCCAGAGTCAGACGTGAAAGAAAACTATTTAGATCGGCAATATTTGAGGACTTTTTTGAAGGTCGCCATTTATTAAGAAGCACATTGATTTGCGGAGTTATTGCCTCACTATTGGGGTTATTGTTGGTGAACATTTCGGCCAAGTGGGTCATGGTATACATAGTAATTGAATTGATTAGTGTGGTTATTTTGTCGTTTACCAGTCTACCAATTACTTTGATTACAGTGACTGGATTATTAGTGACGTTCTTAGCTATTCCAAACAATTTCTTTGGTTTACACTTATTATCCTCGGGGTTAAGCACGTCATTACAATCAGTCCCAGTAGCTAATTTAGTGGCCATTCTTGGCATCACATTGTTGCTAAATGGAATATTCGTGACCGTTAACGGTGGCAAATATCCATCCCCAATAATTGATCGTAACAAACGGAATACTCGTATCGCTAAGTTCCGTTTTAATGAATCTGCAGTTGTTCCAATGTTGTTACTAGTTCCAGGTAACTGGTTTGAAAGTCATTTGGCTTTCTGGCCAGTCTTTAATTACGCTGGTCATTCTTACACATTATTGATATTGCCATTACTGCTTGGCCTGAGATTCACTGTCAGGCGGGGCGTGTTTAGCACTATGCTGACTAAAGTTGCCCATGCAACGATGATTGTCGGGGTTATCGGACTAATTGGCGCGGTCGTCTCTCAATTCATTCCTGCAGCCGGAGTTTACATTTTGGCAGCGGTTTGGGTAATCTATGTCATTAGTTTGATAACCATTAAAATGCAGGATCGCCGTATTGAGTTTGAATATAGTGAAGTCATGGACGGAGTTCGAGTATTGGGTATTAAGCCGGTAACACCAGCTTCTAAGATGAATCTTGAAATTGGGGACATCATTTTAGAAGTCAATGGTGAGCCGGTAACCAACGAATCTGATTTATATCGAGCAATCTCGAAAAACTCCACGTATTCTAAGCTTAAAGTTAAGGATCGTAACGACCAACTTAAAATTACAGAAACAGCTATTTTTAAAAATTCACCGCATGAAATTGGTATTAAGACATATTCAGATTATGAATAA
- a CDS encoding response regulator transcription factor yields MKNVLIVDDEPAIVTLLQYNLKRESFEVDTTGNGREALDKIRKNNYTIVLLDLMLPELSGEEVLKQMRMDRIATPVIILTAKDTEFDKVFGLEMGADDYIAKPFSPREVIARINAVLRRTSASDNGNDSQNSSDQLVVGEFVIDKKQYRVLANGNNLNLTPKEFELFSYLASHDRQVFSRDQLLSGVWGFDYGGESRMVDIQIAHLRDKIEPDPKHPIHLKTIRGVGYQFVSGDE; encoded by the coding sequence GTGAAAAATGTATTGATAGTTGACGATGAACCAGCAATTGTTACCTTGCTTCAATATAATTTAAAACGAGAAAGCTTTGAAGTAGACACAACTGGTAATGGCCGTGAAGCTTTGGATAAAATCAGAAAAAACAATTACACAATTGTGCTTTTAGATTTAATGTTGCCCGAACTAAGCGGGGAAGAAGTTTTAAAACAAATGCGAATGGATCGAATCGCGACCCCGGTAATCATTTTAACTGCGAAAGACACTGAATTTGATAAAGTTTTTGGCTTGGAGATGGGCGCAGATGATTATATCGCCAAACCATTCAGTCCACGTGAGGTCATTGCTAGAATCAATGCAGTTCTTCGGCGGACCAGTGCTTCCGACAATGGCAATGATTCTCAAAATTCAAGTGACCAGCTGGTTGTTGGTGAGTTTGTGATCGACAAGAAACAGTATCGAGTCTTAGCTAATGGGAACAATCTTAATTTAACTCCCAAGGAATTCGAATTGTTTAGCTATTTAGCCAGCCATGATCGACAAGTATTTAGTCGTGATCAATTGCTATCAGGAGTCTGGGGCTTTGATTACGGTGGCGAAAGTCGGATGGTAGATATTCAAATTGCTCATTTACGCGATAAAATCGAACCGGATCCTAAGCATCCAATTCACTTAAAAACTATCCGTGGAGTTGGATATCAATTTGTAAGCGGGGATGAATAG